Proteins from a genomic interval of Ramlibacter algicola:
- the aceA gene encoding isocitrate lyase, with protein sequence MNDWTNLSRDEQIAQLEKDWAENPRWKGIKRGYSAADVVKLRGSLHIEHTLARRGAEKLWRLLNTEPFVNTLGALTGNQAMQQVKAGLKGIYLSGWQVAGDANSNGEMYPDQSLYSVDSVPKVVKKINSTFQRADQIQWSEGKKQGDDGWVDYFAPIVADAEAGFGGVLNAFELMKAMIEAGAAGVHFEDQLASVKKCGHMGGKVLVPTREAVAKLVAARLAADVMGVPTILLARTDAEAADLVTSDVDPIDQEFCTGERTVEGFYRTRKGFDQAVSRGLAYAEYADLIWCETGTPDLKFAKDFADAIHARFPGKLLAYNCSPSFNWKKNLDDATIAKFQKELGAMGYKFQFITLAGFHSLNYSMFELAHGYARNNMSAFVELQQKEFAAAEKGFTAVKHQREVGTGYFDAVTTTIEKEASTAALKGSTEDEQFFDERKAA encoded by the coding sequence ATGAACGACTGGACGAACCTCAGCCGCGACGAGCAGATCGCGCAACTGGAGAAGGACTGGGCGGAGAACCCACGCTGGAAGGGCATCAAGCGCGGCTACAGCGCCGCCGACGTGGTGAAGCTGCGCGGCTCGCTGCACATCGAGCACACGCTGGCGCGCCGCGGCGCCGAGAAGCTCTGGCGCCTGCTCAACACCGAGCCGTTCGTGAACACGCTCGGCGCGCTCACCGGCAACCAGGCCATGCAGCAGGTCAAGGCCGGCCTGAAAGGCATCTACCTCTCCGGCTGGCAGGTGGCGGGCGACGCCAACAGCAACGGCGAGATGTACCCGGACCAGTCGCTGTATTCGGTCGACTCGGTGCCGAAGGTCGTCAAGAAGATCAACAGCACCTTCCAGCGCGCCGACCAGATCCAGTGGAGCGAGGGCAAGAAGCAGGGCGACGACGGCTGGGTGGACTACTTCGCGCCCATCGTCGCGGACGCCGAAGCCGGCTTCGGCGGCGTGCTGAACGCCTTCGAGCTGATGAAGGCCATGATCGAGGCGGGCGCCGCCGGCGTGCACTTCGAGGACCAGTTGGCGTCGGTGAAGAAGTGCGGCCACATGGGCGGCAAGGTGCTCGTGCCGACGCGCGAAGCCGTCGCGAAGCTGGTGGCGGCGCGGCTCGCCGCGGACGTGATGGGCGTGCCGACGATCCTGCTGGCGCGTACCGACGCCGAAGCGGCCGACCTGGTCACCAGCGACGTCGACCCGATCGACCAGGAGTTCTGCACCGGCGAGCGCACGGTCGAGGGCTTCTACCGCACCCGCAAGGGCTTCGACCAGGCGGTCAGCCGCGGCCTGGCTTATGCGGAGTACGCGGACCTGATCTGGTGCGAGACCGGAACGCCCGACCTGAAGTTCGCGAAGGACTTCGCGGACGCGATCCACGCCAGGTTCCCCGGCAAGCTGCTGGCGTACAACTGCTCCCCGTCGTTCAACTGGAAGAAGAACCTCGACGACGCGACCATCGCCAAGTTCCAGAAGGAGCTCGGCGCCATGGGCTACAAGTTCCAGTTCATCACGCTGGCCGGTTTCCACAGCCTGAACTACTCGATGTTCGAGCTGGCCCACGGCTACGCGCGCAACAACATGAGCGCGTTCGTCGAGCTGCAGCAGAAGGAGTTCGCCGCCGCCGAGAAGGGCTTCACCGCCGTGAAGCACCAGCGCGAGGTGGGCACCGGCTACTTCGACGCCGTGACCACGACGATCGAGAAGGAAGCGTCCACCGCCGCCCTGAAGGGGTCGACCGAAGACGAGCAGTTCTTCGACGAGCGCAAGGCCGCCTGA
- a CDS encoding SWIB/MDM2 domain-containing protein, whose product MATAKKAAAKKTAAKKAPAKKAPAKKAAAKKAPAKKAAPAKKAVAKKAAPAKKAAAKKAAPAKKAKAPAKKRTPNAAFMKALTPSPQLAAVVGDKPLPRTEVVSKLWAYIKKNKLQDNVNKRMVNADAKLKDIFGKAQVSMFEMAGLIGKHVK is encoded by the coding sequence ATGGCAACTGCGAAAAAAGCGGCAGCGAAGAAAACGGCTGCCAAGAAGGCTCCGGCGAAGAAGGCTCCGGCCAAGAAGGCGGCAGCGAAGAAGGCTCCTGCGAAGAAGGCCGCTCCGGCGAAGAAGGCTGTTGCGAAGAAGGCCGCTCCGGCGAAGAAGGCCGCTGCGAAGAAGGCCGCCCCGGCGAAGAAGGCCAAGGCCCCGGCGAAGAAGCGCACCCCGAACGCGGCGTTCATGAAGGCGCTGACCCCCAGCCCGCAACTGGCGGCCGTGGTGGGCGACAAGCCGCTGCCCCGCACCGAAGTGGTCAGCAAGCTGTGGGCCTACATCAAGAAGAACAAGCTGCAGGACAACGTCAACAAGCGCATGGTCAACGCCGACGCCAAGCTGAAGGACATCTTCGGCAAGGCGCAAGTCTCGATGTTCGAGATGGCCGGCCTGATCGGCAAGCACGTCAAGTAA
- a CDS encoding bactofilin family protein, giving the protein MALQSPFFNNTKRDDVRPNTPNGAALAAAATAPTAPAANSPTATQVQDGEAKLTVGPNIKLKGVEITDCDTLVVEGSVEATMDSRMIQISERGSFKGSAEIDVAEIRGSFEGNLTVRQKLVIYATGKVTGRIRYGKVVIEEGGQLSGEIEFGATASTSSSSQGSSRPAPAKLVA; this is encoded by the coding sequence ATGGCACTGCAGTCCCCCTTCTTCAACAACACCAAGCGCGACGACGTCCGCCCGAACACCCCCAACGGCGCCGCGCTGGCTGCCGCCGCCACCGCGCCGACCGCGCCCGCCGCCAACAGCCCGACCGCGACGCAGGTTCAGGACGGTGAAGCCAAGCTGACCGTCGGCCCGAACATCAAGCTCAAGGGCGTCGAGATCACCGACTGCGACACGCTGGTGGTCGAAGGCTCGGTGGAAGCCACGATGGACTCGCGCATGATCCAGATCTCCGAGCGCGGCTCGTTCAAGGGCTCGGCCGAGATCGACGTCGCCGAGATCCGCGGCTCGTTCGAGGGCAACCTGACGGTGCGCCAGAAGCTGGTGATCTACGCGACCGGCAAGGTCACGGGCCGCATCCGCTACGGCAAGGTGGTGATCGAGGAGGGCGGCCAGCTGTCCGGCGAGATCGAGTTCGGCGCGACCGCGTCGACCTCGTCGTCCTCGCAAGGCTCGTCGCGTCCCGCGCCGGCCAAGCTCGTCGCCTGA
- a CDS encoding ExeA family protein: protein MYAPYFGLSQEPFSIAPDPRYLFMSERHREALAHLLYGLGGGGGFVLLTGEIGTGKTTVCRCFLEQVPPNCNVAYIFNPKLSVPELLQTVCEEFRIALPAHEGTRSVKEYVDALNAFLLQAHAAGRNSVLIIDEAQNLSEDVLEQLRLLTNLETNERKLLQIILIGQPELRTMLARPGLEQLAQRVIARYHLDALDAKETVQYVRHRLEVAGLSRALPFQARALDRIHRRSGGIPRRINLLCDRALLGAFARSEPAVTAGIVDQAAREVFPPVAAPRAAVRPALLLALGLVAGAGVAWMLQQQGATQDAAPSAAQPVVAAPPAAHAASAPAIVAAAPASAPASAVSAPATLLRDEREAWRELARGWNVDAGETGDPCAVLARQSVQCFTRPTPLALVRQLDRPGVITLDRDRGTPSYALLTAVGDKTATIVAAGTTQTVTLAALAERWSGDWGTLWRVPPGYATRGRDGAEVVRWADEQLDAAGMGQGGGATLRTRLRNFQLAQGLPADGVLGPMTVMQLNRTAHVDEPRLRPLP, encoded by the coding sequence ATGTACGCGCCGTATTTCGGGCTGTCGCAGGAGCCGTTCTCGATCGCTCCGGACCCGCGCTACCTGTTCATGAGCGAGCGCCACCGCGAGGCGCTCGCGCACCTGCTGTACGGGCTGGGCGGGGGTGGCGGCTTCGTGCTGCTCACGGGCGAGATCGGCACCGGCAAGACCACCGTGTGCCGCTGCTTCCTCGAGCAGGTGCCGCCCAACTGCAATGTCGCCTACATCTTCAATCCCAAGCTGTCGGTGCCCGAGTTGCTGCAGACGGTGTGCGAGGAGTTCCGCATCGCGCTGCCCGCGCACGAGGGCACGCGCAGCGTCAAGGAGTACGTCGACGCGCTGAACGCCTTTCTGCTGCAGGCGCACGCGGCCGGGCGCAACAGCGTGCTGATCATCGACGAGGCGCAGAACCTCTCGGAGGACGTGCTCGAGCAGCTGCGGCTGCTGACGAACCTGGAGACCAACGAGCGCAAGCTGCTGCAGATCATCCTGATCGGGCAGCCGGAGTTGCGCACGATGCTCGCGCGCCCGGGCCTGGAGCAGCTGGCGCAGCGCGTCATCGCCCGCTACCACCTCGACGCGCTCGATGCGAAGGAGACGGTGCAGTACGTGCGGCACCGCCTGGAGGTCGCGGGCCTGTCGCGCGCGCTGCCGTTCCAGGCGCGGGCGCTGGACCGCATCCACCGCCGCAGCGGCGGCATCCCGCGCCGCATCAACCTGCTGTGCGATCGCGCGCTGCTCGGCGCGTTTGCGCGCAGCGAACCTGCCGTGACCGCCGGCATCGTCGACCAGGCGGCGCGCGAAGTCTTTCCGCCCGTGGCGGCGCCGCGGGCAGCCGTGCGGCCTGCCTTGCTGCTGGCGCTGGGGCTGGTGGCCGGTGCGGGCGTGGCGTGGATGCTGCAGCAGCAAGGTGCGACCCAGGATGCCGCGCCGTCCGCTGCGCAACCCGTCGTTGCGGCGCCGCCTGCGGCGCACGCGGCCTCGGCTCCCGCGATCGTTGCGGCAGCGCCCGCGTCCGCACCTGCATCGGCCGTCAGCGCGCCGGCGACCCTGCTGCGCGACGAGCGCGAAGCCTGGCGCGAACTCGCGCGCGGCTGGAACGTCGACGCCGGCGAGACGGGGGATCCCTGCGCCGTGCTGGCCAGGCAATCGGTGCAGTGCTTCACCCGGCCGACGCCGCTCGCCCTGGTGCGGCAACTGGACCGGCCCGGCGTCATCACGCTCGATCGCGACCGCGGCACGCCGTCGTACGCGTTGCTCACCGCGGTGGGCGACAAGACGGCGACGATCGTGGCCGCGGGCACCACGCAGACCGTGACGCTCGCCGCGCTGGCCGAGCGCTGGAGCGGCGACTGGGGCACGCTGTGGCGCGTGCCCCCCGGCTACGCAACCCGCGGCCGCGACGGCGCCGAGGTCGTGCGCTGGGCCGACGAGCAACTGGACGCGGCCGGGATGGGGCAGGGCGGCGGCGCGACGCTGCGCACGCGCCTGCGCAACTTCCAGCTCGCGCAAGGCCTGCCCGCCGATGGCGTGCTGGGCCCGATGACCGTCATGCAACTCAATCGAACCGCGCACGTGGACGAGCCGCGCTTGCGCCCGCTGCCCTGA
- a CDS encoding DMT family transporter yields the protein MSLVGTYVALSKPLVAVLPVFLLAWLRFGIGGVATLHWLRPPPGEAPLSASTRRLLFLESLLGNFLFSICMLFGVSMTSAVSAGVIMASIPAVVAVLSWAFLRERIAPRVWVAVACAAAGMALLAATRPGDMPARQALLGNLLVFGAVLCEAAYAVIGKKLTGALGARRITALVNLWGLALMTPLGLWQAWGFDFAAVPGPTWLLLLFYGLAASVWTVWLWMTGLRHVPAALGGVFTAMLPVAATAVGVLVLGEPFGPAQAAAFALALAGVLLATLPSRRSP from the coding sequence ATGTCGCTCGTGGGCACCTACGTCGCGCTGTCCAAGCCGCTGGTGGCGGTGCTGCCCGTGTTCCTGCTGGCGTGGCTGCGCTTCGGCATCGGCGGCGTCGCGACGCTGCATTGGCTGCGGCCCCCGCCAGGCGAGGCACCGTTGTCCGCGTCGACCCGCCGGTTGCTGTTCCTCGAGTCGCTCCTGGGCAACTTCCTGTTCTCGATCTGCATGCTGTTCGGCGTCAGCATGACCAGCGCCGTCTCGGCGGGCGTGATCATGGCTTCGATCCCCGCGGTGGTCGCCGTGCTCAGCTGGGCATTCCTGCGCGAGCGCATCGCACCGCGGGTCTGGGTCGCCGTCGCGTGCGCTGCCGCCGGCATGGCGCTGCTCGCCGCCACGCGCCCGGGCGACATGCCGGCACGCCAGGCCCTGCTGGGCAACCTGCTCGTGTTCGGCGCGGTGCTGTGCGAAGCGGCGTATGCCGTCATCGGCAAGAAGCTCACCGGCGCACTCGGTGCGCGTCGCATCACCGCCTTGGTCAACCTGTGGGGACTCGCGCTGATGACGCCCCTGGGCCTGTGGCAGGCCTGGGGCTTCGACTTCGCCGCCGTGCCCGGCCCGACCTGGCTGCTGCTGCTGTTCTACGGGCTGGCTGCCAGCGTCTGGACCGTGTGGCTGTGGATGACGGGGTTGCGCCACGTTCCCGCCGCTCTCGGAGGCGTCTTCACGGCGATGCTGCCGGTGGCGGCGACCGCCGTCGGCGTGCTGGTGCTGGGCGAGCCGTTCGGGCCTGCGCAAGCGGCCGCTTTCGCCCTTGCGCTGGCGGGCGTCCTGCTGGCGACGCTGCCGTCGAGACGCTCTCCCTGA
- the thrS gene encoding threonine--tRNA ligase: MIQVTLPDGSRREFPGPVKVADIAASIGAGLAKVALAGKVDGKVVDLAYTVDRDAPVSIITPKDPEGLDVIRHSTAHLLAYAVKELFPEAQVTIGPVIENGFYYDFSYKRPFTPEDLQAIEKRMAELAAKDEPVTRRVLPRDAAVEHFKSIGENYKAEIIASIPQGEDVSLYREGGFEDLCRGPHVPSTGKLKHFKLMKVAGAYWRGDHRNEMLQRVYGTAWASKDELQQYLHMLEEAEKRDHRKLGRELDLFHIDDVAPGVVFWHPKGWAVWQVVEQYMRQVYKDTGYQEVKGPQILDRSLWEKTGHWQNYRENMFTTESEKRDYALKPMNCPGHVLIFKSQLRSYRDLPLRYGEFGQCHRNEPSGALHGIMRVRGFTQDDGHAFVTEDQILQECVDYTAKLQQVYQDFGFTDILYKVATRPENRVGSDELWDKAEHACMEALRRSGVDFVVSPGDGAFYGPKIEYTLKDALGRHWQCGTMQIDFNTAERLGADYVTETSGRAHPVMLHRAIVGSLERFIGMLVEHHAGALPAWLAPVQVAVLTITDGQASYAREVAKTLQNQGVRVELDLRNEKITYKIREHSMQKLPYILVVGDKEKAAGAVAVRARGNQDLGAMSLEAFAARLADDIAGKR, translated from the coding sequence ATGATCCAAGTCACGCTTCCCGACGGTTCCCGTCGCGAATTCCCCGGCCCCGTGAAGGTGGCCGACATCGCCGCCTCGATCGGCGCCGGCCTGGCCAAGGTCGCCCTCGCGGGCAAGGTCGATGGCAAGGTGGTCGACCTCGCCTACACGGTCGACCGCGACGCCCCCGTGTCGATCATCACGCCCAAGGATCCCGAGGGGCTGGACGTGATCCGCCACTCGACGGCCCACCTGCTCGCGTACGCCGTGAAGGAGCTGTTCCCCGAGGCGCAGGTGACGATCGGGCCGGTGATCGAGAACGGCTTCTACTACGACTTCTCGTACAAGCGGCCCTTCACGCCCGAGGACCTGCAGGCGATCGAGAAGCGCATGGCCGAACTCGCCGCGAAGGACGAGCCGGTGACGCGCCGCGTGCTGCCGCGCGATGCCGCCGTGGAGCACTTCAAGTCGATCGGCGAGAACTACAAGGCCGAGATCATCGCCAGCATCCCGCAGGGCGAAGACGTGTCGCTGTACCGCGAAGGCGGCTTCGAGGACCTGTGCCGCGGCCCGCACGTGCCCAGCACGGGCAAGCTCAAGCACTTCAAGCTGATGAAGGTGGCCGGCGCCTACTGGCGCGGCGACCACCGCAACGAGATGCTCCAGCGCGTCTACGGCACGGCCTGGGCGAGCAAGGACGAGCTGCAGCAGTACCTGCACATGCTGGAGGAGGCCGAGAAGCGCGACCACCGCAAGCTGGGCCGCGAGCTGGACCTGTTCCACATCGACGACGTCGCGCCGGGCGTGGTGTTCTGGCACCCCAAGGGCTGGGCCGTCTGGCAGGTGGTCGAGCAGTACATGCGCCAGGTCTACAAGGACACGGGCTACCAGGAGGTCAAGGGGCCGCAGATCCTGGACCGCAGCCTGTGGGAGAAGACCGGCCACTGGCAGAACTACCGCGAGAACATGTTCACGACGGAGAGCGAGAAGCGGGACTACGCGCTCAAGCCGATGAACTGCCCGGGGCACGTGCTGATTTTCAAGTCGCAGCTGCGCAGCTATCGCGACCTGCCCCTGCGCTACGGCGAGTTCGGCCAGTGCCACCGCAACGAACCTTCGGGCGCGCTGCACGGGATCATGCGGGTGCGCGGCTTCACGCAGGACGACGGCCACGCCTTCGTCACGGAAGACCAGATCCTGCAGGAGTGCGTCGACTACACGGCCAAGCTGCAGCAGGTCTACCAGGACTTCGGCTTCACGGACATCCTCTACAAGGTCGCGACGCGCCCGGAGAACCGGGTCGGCTCGGACGAGCTGTGGGACAAGGCCGAGCACGCCTGCATGGAAGCGCTGCGCCGCTCCGGCGTCGATTTCGTCGTGTCACCCGGCGACGGCGCCTTCTACGGCCCGAAGATCGAGTACACGCTCAAGGACGCGCTGGGCCGCCACTGGCAGTGCGGCACGATGCAGATCGACTTCAACACGGCCGAGCGCCTGGGCGCGGATTACGTCACGGAAACCAGCGGCCGCGCGCACCCGGTCATGCTGCACCGGGCCATCGTCGGCAGCCTCGAGCGCTTCATCGGCATGCTGGTGGAACACCACGCCGGCGCGCTGCCCGCCTGGCTGGCGCCGGTGCAGGTCGCCGTGCTGACGATCACCGACGGACAGGCCAGTTACGCCCGGGAAGTTGCCAAAACTCTGCAAAATCAAGGGGTTAGGGTCGAGCTGGATCTGCGCAACGAGAAAATCACGTATAAAATACGCGAGCATTCGATGCAGAAGCTGCCCTACATCCTCGTCGTGGGTGACAAGGAGAAGGCAGCAGGTGCCGTCGCAGTGCGCGCCCGGGGCAACCAGGACCTCGGCGCGATGTCCCTGGAGGCGTTCGCCGCGAGGCTCGCCGACGACATCGCCGGCAAGCGCTGA
- a CDS encoding general secretion pathway protein GspB, with protein MSYILDALRKADAQRQRERPGLHAHPVAADPSSDAGHWSKSPLVWGVAGVVVAGLAALAWWPAQSPTQVAVAPTAPDVAPAPVTPPPAAAITPAAPPAAATAIEPPPPPARAVQPPAPAPAPAPARRQAAEPAPPKAVAQAPASAPLAAKLASAPVAAMPASAASTAEGPPPADAPKLSVTGGVYSADPAQRMLIVGGQVFNEGSQVAPGVVLEQVRPHQAVLSFRGQRYTVAY; from the coding sequence ATGTCCTACATCCTCGACGCCCTCCGCAAGGCCGACGCGCAACGCCAGCGCGAGCGGCCCGGCCTGCATGCGCATCCGGTGGCGGCGGACCCGTCGTCCGACGCCGGCCACTGGTCGAAGTCCCCGCTGGTCTGGGGTGTTGCGGGCGTGGTGGTCGCCGGGCTCGCGGCGCTGGCCTGGTGGCCGGCGCAAAGCCCGACGCAAGTGGCTGTCGCGCCCACGGCACCCGATGTCGCGCCAGCGCCGGTGACACCGCCGCCCGCCGCCGCCATCACCCCTGCGGCGCCGCCTGCGGCCGCCACCGCGATCGAACCGCCACCGCCACCGGCGCGAGCCGTGCAACCGCCTGCTCCTGCACCCGCGCCCGCGCCTGCACGTCGTCAGGCCGCCGAGCCTGCGCCGCCGAAGGCGGTGGCGCAGGCACCCGCGTCAGCGCCCCTGGCTGCGAAGCTCGCATCCGCGCCGGTTGCGGCGATGCCCGCGTCTGCAGCGTCGACCGCGGAAGGGCCGCCGCCCGCCGACGCGCCAAAGCTGTCGGTCACGGGCGGCGTGTACTCGGCGGACCCGGCGCAGCGCATGCTGATCGTCGGTGGCCAGGTCTTCAACGAAGGCAGCCAGGTGGCGCCGGGGGTGGTGCTCGAGCAGGTGCGGCCGCACCAGGCCGTGCTGAGCTTCCGCGGACAGCGCTACACCGTCGCCTACTGA
- a CDS encoding thiamine pyrophosphate-binding protein gives MTQTTSPDGPQLAGHLLVECLVAQGVTHAFGVPGESYLAVLDGLHKYRDSIRFIVNRQEGGAAFMAEAAGKLTGRPGVCFVTRGPGATNASIGVHTAFQDSTPMVLLVGDVASDQRDREAFQEVDYGSFFGPSTKGMAKRVERIDDPDRIPEYVARAFATAMNGRPGPVVLVLPEDMLVKTTAARPLPRVEAIEAWSDPGSLRTLREMLLAARKPIVIAGGGGWTPEAAQALQRFAEQWKLPVGNAFRFQDTFDNHHPLYAGDVGIGINPKLAARIRESDLILALGPRLGEMTTSGYTLPKPPKAQQKLVHVHADAGELNRVYQADLAICATMNAAARSLETLAAPAGVPWQAWAEAVHADYEANLEPQKLPGDIDMPAIVAVLQKRLPKDAVLTNGAGNFASWVHRFFRHHGLAKGHKTQLAPTNGAMGYGVPAGIAANLVSGRTAFTIAGDGDFLMTGQELATAAQFGGKSIVVVLNNGMYGTIRMHQERDYPEHVHGTQLANPDFVGLAKAYGYAGVRITRTEQFEGEFVAALERRQGTLIEVMLDPEVITTRGTLTAIRENALKAR, from the coding sequence ATGACCCAAACCACCTCCCCGGATGGCCCGCAACTCGCGGGCCATTTGCTTGTCGAGTGCCTGGTCGCGCAGGGCGTCACGCATGCCTTCGGCGTCCCGGGCGAAAGCTACCTGGCCGTGCTCGACGGCCTGCACAAGTACCGCGACAGCATCCGCTTCATCGTCAATCGCCAGGAGGGCGGCGCCGCGTTCATGGCCGAGGCCGCCGGCAAGCTCACCGGGCGCCCGGGCGTGTGCTTCGTCACGCGCGGCCCCGGTGCCACCAACGCGTCGATCGGCGTGCACACCGCCTTCCAGGACTCCACGCCGATGGTGCTCTTGGTAGGCGACGTGGCGTCGGACCAGCGCGACCGCGAGGCCTTCCAGGAGGTCGACTACGGCAGCTTCTTCGGCCCGAGCACCAAGGGCATGGCCAAGCGCGTCGAGCGCATCGACGACCCGGACCGCATCCCCGAGTACGTGGCCCGCGCCTTCGCCACCGCGATGAACGGCCGGCCGGGGCCGGTGGTGCTGGTGCTGCCGGAGGACATGCTGGTGAAGACCACGGCGGCGCGCCCACTGCCGCGGGTGGAAGCGATCGAGGCGTGGAGCGATCCCGGATCGCTGCGCACTCTGCGCGAGATGCTGCTGGCCGCCAGGAAGCCGATCGTGATCGCGGGCGGCGGTGGCTGGACGCCCGAAGCGGCGCAGGCGCTGCAGCGCTTCGCGGAGCAGTGGAAGCTGCCGGTGGGCAACGCCTTCCGTTTCCAGGACACCTTCGACAACCACCACCCGCTGTACGCCGGTGACGTCGGCATCGGCATCAACCCGAAGCTGGCGGCCCGCATCCGCGAGTCGGACCTGATCCTTGCGCTGGGCCCGCGGCTGGGCGAGATGACGACCAGTGGTTACACCTTGCCCAAGCCGCCCAAGGCGCAGCAGAAGCTGGTGCACGTGCATGCCGACGCCGGCGAATTGAACCGCGTGTACCAGGCGGACCTGGCCATCTGCGCGACGATGAACGCTGCCGCGCGTTCGCTGGAGACCCTTGCGGCGCCGGCCGGCGTGCCGTGGCAGGCATGGGCGGAGGCGGTGCATGCGGACTACGAGGCCAACCTGGAGCCGCAGAAGTTGCCGGGCGACATCGACATGCCGGCGATCGTCGCCGTGCTGCAGAAGCGGCTGCCCAAGGATGCGGTGCTCACCAACGGCGCCGGCAACTTCGCCAGCTGGGTGCACCGGTTCTTCCGCCACCACGGGCTCGCCAAGGGCCACAAGACGCAGCTCGCGCCCACCAACGGCGCGATGGGCTACGGCGTGCCGGCGGGCATCGCGGCGAACCTGGTGAGCGGGCGCACGGCGTTCACCATCGCCGGCGACGGTGACTTCCTCATGACGGGGCAGGAGCTCGCGACCGCGGCGCAGTTCGGCGGCAAGAGCATCGTCGTCGTGCTGAACAACGGCATGTACGGGACCATCCGCATGCACCAGGAGCGCGACTATCCCGAGCACGTGCACGGCACGCAGCTGGCGAACCCCGACTTCGTCGGCCTCGCCAAGGCCTATGGCTACGCCGGCGTGCGCATCACGCGCACGGAGCAGTTCGAGGGCGAGTTCGTCGCCGCGCTGGAGCGGCGCCAGGGCACGCTGATCGAGGTGATGCTGGACCCGGAGGTGATCACCACCCGTGGGACGCTGACGGCGATCCGGGAGAACGCGCTGAAGGCGCGCTGA